From one Arenicella chitinivorans genomic stretch:
- a CDS encoding NUDIX hydrolase — translation MRNKLIHKGSLIDLHKERVDFPNGGHTYFDIVKHPGGAVIAAINEKDEVCLLKQWRHAVGRFIWEFPAGCLEPNEPPLETARRELEEEAGVKAHRWRDLGKIVCSPGFSNEVLYLFEARDLADGQVNLDDAEQLDAHWLPLKTVKAMCLNGEIDDAKTLALLLRLESDHPFL, via the coding sequence ATGCGCAATAAACTAATCCACAAGGGTAGCCTGATCGACTTACACAAAGAGCGGGTCGATTTTCCCAATGGAGGGCACACCTATTTCGATATTGTTAAGCATCCTGGTGGCGCCGTGATTGCAGCGATCAACGAAAAAGACGAAGTTTGTCTGCTGAAACAGTGGCGACATGCGGTTGGGCGCTTTATTTGGGAGTTTCCTGCTGGCTGCCTGGAACCCAATGAACCACCGTTGGAGACCGCCCGACGTGAACTGGAAGAGGAAGCTGGGGTAAAAGCCCACCGCTGGCGGGATTTGGGCAAGATCGTGTGCAGCCCGGGATTCAGCAATGAAGTTTTGTATCTATTCGAGGCGCGCGACCTCGCCGATGGTCAAGTAAACTTGGACGATGCCGAACAATTGGACGCACACTGGCTGCCGCTGAAGACAGTAAAAGCGATGTGCCTGAACGGTGAAATCGACGACGCGAAAACGCTCGCGCTGTTATTACGGCTCGAATCCGACCACCCGTTTCTTTAA
- the gpmI gene encoding 2,3-bisphosphoglycerate-independent phosphoglycerate mutase, producing MTLSLKKHAKFAGRKGPVVILVADGVGVAPAGPSNAVTEAHTPTLDKLAAQTLYTELAAHGTAVGLPSDDDMGNSEVGHNALGAGRIFAQGAKLVNQALDSGKVYETDVWQEAIEHGRNNTLHLLGLHSDGNIHAHTQHLYALMRKAAEQGVKQCCIHILLDGRDVAARSALVYIEQTEALINELNAQYDSNFRIASGGGRMEITMDRYEADWDMVRRGYHCHTHGIGQTFGCAADAVEAMYEATGKDDQYLPAFVIAKDGEPVGRMQDGDAVILFNFRGDRAIEISLAYERDHFDKFDRDEHRPHPSLYYAGMLQYDGDEFIPARYLVNPPNIDRTMGEYLCAEGVKLFAISETQKYGHVTFFWNGNRSGYIDKDLETYIEIPSDNIEFNQAPAMKAREITEKTIALIESGEYQFGRLNLANGDMVGHTGDLAAAIEAMEVVDECVAKLIDAIEAAGGILLYTADHGNADIMYTEKNGIRTPKTSHTLSPVPFAIVDPNYNGEYQLTPPPDAGLTHIAATTINLLGFEAPDDYQPSLLTFK from the coding sequence ATGACTTTGTCTTTGAAAAAACACGCTAAATTCGCTGGTCGTAAAGGGCCTGTTGTTATTCTGGTCGCTGACGGCGTCGGCGTCGCACCGGCTGGACCTAGCAATGCTGTCACTGAAGCTCACACGCCGACCCTAGATAAGCTTGCCGCACAAACCCTTTACACCGAGCTAGCAGCGCATGGTACGGCGGTCGGTCTACCATCTGATGATGACATGGGAAACAGCGAGGTTGGTCACAACGCCTTAGGCGCAGGTCGAATTTTTGCGCAAGGTGCCAAGCTAGTAAACCAAGCACTCGACAGCGGTAAAGTATATGAAACTGATGTTTGGCAGGAGGCAATCGAACATGGTCGCAACAACACGCTGCACCTGCTGGGCTTGCACTCCGATGGCAACATTCATGCCCACACACAACACCTCTATGCACTGATGCGCAAAGCCGCCGAACAAGGTGTTAAGCAGTGCTGTATTCACATCCTACTGGATGGCCGTGACGTTGCTGCTCGGTCCGCATTAGTCTACATCGAGCAAACCGAAGCCTTAATCAACGAGCTCAACGCCCAATATGACAGCAATTTCCGCATTGCCAGTGGCGGCGGTCGAATGGAAATCACCATGGATCGTTACGAAGCGGACTGGGACATGGTCCGCCGCGGCTACCACTGCCATACGCACGGAATCGGCCAAACCTTTGGATGCGCAGCCGATGCGGTGGAAGCCATGTATGAAGCCACCGGTAAAGATGACCAATACCTGCCTGCCTTCGTGATTGCTAAAGACGGTGAACCGGTAGGCCGGATGCAGGATGGCGATGCCGTGATTCTGTTCAATTTTCGTGGCGACCGCGCAATCGAAATCTCGTTGGCGTACGAACGCGACCACTTTGACAAATTTGACCGCGACGAGCATCGCCCACATCCGAGCCTCTACTACGCGGGCATGCTGCAATATGACGGTGACGAGTTCATTCCAGCGCGTTATTTGGTCAACCCGCCGAATATCGACCGTACCATGGGGGAGTACCTGTGTGCTGAAGGTGTGAAACTGTTCGCAATCTCCGAGACCCAGAAATACGGTCACGTTACCTTTTTCTGGAATGGCAACCGCTCTGGTTACATCGATAAAGACTTGGAAACCTACATTGAGATTCCATCTGACAATATCGAATTCAATCAGGCGCCCGCTATGAAAGCGCGCGAGATCACTGAGAAAACGATTGCGTTGATTGAAAGTGGCGAATACCAGTTCGGACGACTTAATCTCGCGAATGGTGACATGGTTGGTCACACGGGTGACTTGGCTGCTGCCATTGAAGCGATGGAGGTGGTTGACGAATGCGTCGCCAAGCTGATTGATGCAATCGAGGCTGCTGGCGGCATTCTGCTCTACACCGCTGACCACGGCAACGCGGACATCATGTACACCGAAAAAAATGGCATTCGCACACCCAAGACCAGCCACACGCTGAGCCCGGTTCCCTTCGCCATCGTCGACCCGAATTACAATGGTGAATACCAACTCACACCGCCACCCGATGCTGGTTTGACCCATATTGCCGCCACAACCATCAACCTGCTTGGATTCGAGGCGCCCGACGACTATCAGCCGAGTTTGCTGACATTCAAATAG
- the rdgB gene encoding RdgB/HAM1 family non-canonical purine NTP pyrophosphatase codes for MQKVVLATGNVGKVAEMQSTLESLGFSIVPQSEFDIPEAVEDGLTFVENALKKARHACELTGLPAIADDSGLEVRALHGAPGIHSSRYAEGQGDAANNAKLLAALAGVKDRRARFQCVIVYLRHALDPTPIICQGSWQGEITDAPSGSAGFGYDPLFMVPEQGCTAAALPPETKRTLSHRAQALAQLQQALNHL; via the coding sequence ATGCAAAAGGTCGTCCTCGCCACCGGCAATGTCGGCAAAGTGGCCGAAATGCAATCCACGCTTGAGAGCCTGGGTTTCAGTATCGTTCCGCAGAGTGAATTTGATATTCCCGAGGCAGTCGAAGATGGCTTGACGTTTGTGGAAAATGCATTAAAAAAAGCCCGTCACGCCTGCGAGCTAACCGGCCTACCGGCAATCGCCGATGATTCTGGGCTAGAAGTACGCGCGCTGCACGGCGCTCCGGGGATTCACTCTTCACGTTACGCTGAAGGCCAAGGCGACGCGGCCAATAATGCAAAGCTGCTTGCGGCGCTTGCGGGCGTGAAAGACCGTCGCGCTCGTTTTCAATGCGTGATTGTTTACTTGCGACATGCGCTTGACCCAACCCCCATCATTTGCCAAGGTAGCTGGCAAGGTGAAATCACTGATGCACCATCCGGCAGCGCAGGGTTCGGGTACGATCCACTGTTCATGGTGCCCGAGCAAGGCTGCACTGCCGCGGCACTGCCACCCGAAACTAAAAGGACCTTGAGTCACCGTGCTCAAGCTCTAGCCCAACTCCAACAGGCATTAAATCACTTGTAA
- the rph gene encoding ribonuclease PH has translation MTISRPSGRAADELRPITIERNYTAHAEGSVLISCGQTKVLCTASVETRIPHFLKGQGQGWITAEYGMLPRSTGTRMGREAARGKQSGRTQEIQRLIGRSLRAAVDLTQLGEHSITLDCDVIQADGGTRTASITGAYVALNDAINHMLNKKMISKSPIARQIASVSVGIYQGMPVLDLDYPEDSTAHTDMNVIMDMNGAFIEVQGTAEGAPFTAQEMTDMLALADKGIKELIQYQTQALAS, from the coding sequence ATGACGATTTCTCGCCCCAGCGGGCGCGCGGCCGATGAGCTGCGCCCGATAACCATCGAACGAAATTACACTGCACACGCCGAAGGCTCAGTATTGATCAGCTGCGGACAAACCAAGGTGTTGTGTACCGCCAGTGTCGAAACCCGCATTCCGCACTTTCTAAAAGGACAGGGTCAAGGGTGGATCACTGCTGAATATGGCATGTTACCCCGTTCAACCGGCACGCGAATGGGGCGCGAGGCTGCACGCGGCAAACAATCGGGTCGCACCCAAGAAATTCAACGTCTAATCGGCCGCTCATTACGCGCTGCCGTAGATTTAACGCAGTTGGGCGAACATTCAATCACCTTGGACTGCGATGTGATCCAAGCCGATGGCGGCACACGCACCGCTTCAATCACCGGCGCTTACGTGGCACTGAATGACGCGATAAATCACATGCTGAATAAAAAAATGATTAGCAAATCACCCATTGCTCGGCAAATAGCGTCGGTCTCGGTTGGCATTTATCAAGGCATGCCAGTCCTTGATCTGGACTATCCTGAAGACAGCACAGCTCATACCGACATGAATGTGATTATGGACATGAATGGCGCATTTATCGAAGTACAAGGTACGGCTGAGGGCGCACCGTTTACAGCCCAAGAAATGACCGACATGCTGGCGTTGGCCGACAAAGGCATTAAAGAACTCATCCAGTATCAAACACAGGCACTCGCGAGTTAG
- a CDS encoding PP2C family protein-serine/threonine phosphatase has product MHYSLAQQSHQGGRDYNEDRTAIYEREDCVLLVVADGLGGHAGGEIASQAFVDAMGDSFRKATPQQLAKADSFLTLSINYAHHTIHRRAVSQGFNVESPKTTCVVCLIYKGIAHWAHSGDSRLYLIRKRKIREATEDHVSIKPGREHNSPINRCVGGLESPRPEVSQPHKMKDGEILFLASDGAWASFKPEDLDDYVDPQHPSLGLDSLLQTLENRNKAPSDNLSIVILFWGVKQLESPNFDEFEESNSIQLLDESIAAANPKPEEKAEAEPAKKFDMKDLDNAIYEIESFISELDEKL; this is encoded by the coding sequence ATGCATTATTCTCTCGCCCAACAAAGCCATCAGGGAGGTCGCGACTATAACGAGGATCGCACCGCGATCTACGAACGCGAAGACTGCGTATTGCTAGTTGTCGCTGACGGGCTTGGCGGGCATGCAGGCGGTGAAATCGCATCGCAAGCATTTGTGGATGCCATGGGTGACTCGTTTCGCAAAGCCACACCGCAGCAGCTGGCCAAGGCAGACAGCTTCCTAACCCTGTCGATCAACTACGCGCACCATACGATCCATCGTCGTGCAGTAAGTCAGGGCTTCAACGTTGAATCCCCGAAAACTACCTGCGTGGTGTGTCTGATTTACAAAGGTATTGCACACTGGGCACACTCAGGCGACAGTCGACTGTACCTAATTCGAAAGCGCAAAATCCGCGAAGCGACCGAGGATCACGTTTCGATTAAGCCAGGACGTGAGCACAACAGTCCAATCAATCGCTGCGTCGGTGGCTTAGAAAGCCCCCGCCCTGAAGTAAGTCAGCCGCACAAAATGAAAGACGGCGAGATCCTTTTTCTAGCTTCCGATGGTGCGTGGGCCTCCTTCAAACCAGAAGATCTTGACGACTATGTCGATCCGCAGCACCCAAGCCTGGGGCTCGACTCGCTACTACAGACCTTGGAAAATCGCAATAAGGCACCGAGTGACAACCTGTCGATCGTGATTCTGTTTTGGGGCGTCAAACAACTAGAGTCACCCAATTTCGACGAATTCGAAGAATCAAATTCGATTCAATTGTTGGATGAGTCAATTGCTGCCGCAAACCCCAAACCCGAAGAAAAAGCAGAAGCCGAACCGGCCAAGAAATTCGACATGAAAGACTTGGACAATGCGATTTACGAAATTGAGAGCTTCATTTCGGAACTAGACGAAAAGCTGTAA
- a CDS encoding serine/threonine-protein kinase, which translates to MSILKPKPQNIPAMPLRPDTMVEHYKIGKVIGVGGFSVVYSALDTKSNTVVAIKEFYATNCMRRARDGSLHVYPKDQEHKYHIGLKRFFDEGLTLSQINHPNIVNVSNFFRSNNTAYLVMRFEHGKDLRWFIKNTEYVPDEEFILSVFSMVLAGLKEVHKNHFLHLDIKPSNILLRASGVPLILDLGAAYKFPQKERHKVHTLTHGYSAPEQHEKDNLDLCSDLYAIAMTMRACITHKSPPSAVKRLKKDTLRPLKDTHGRHYRKNLILAIDKASNLDPKQRPQSVDEFVEIMTTR; encoded by the coding sequence ATGAGCATCCTGAAACCTAAACCGCAAAATATTCCAGCCATGCCGCTGCGACCCGATACGATGGTCGAGCATTACAAAATTGGTAAGGTAATCGGCGTTGGCGGTTTTAGTGTGGTTTACAGTGCATTGGATACCAAGTCCAATACCGTGGTGGCGATTAAAGAATTCTACGCGACCAACTGCATGCGCCGCGCGCGCGACGGGTCACTGCATGTCTACCCTAAAGACCAGGAACACAAATATCACATCGGATTAAAGCGGTTTTTTGATGAAGGCCTGACGCTGTCACAGATTAATCATCCCAATATCGTCAACGTATCTAACTTTTTCCGTAGTAATAATACCGCGTATTTAGTGATGCGATTCGAGCACGGTAAAGATCTACGTTGGTTTATTAAGAATACCGAGTACGTGCCGGATGAAGAGTTTATTCTGAGTGTGTTCAGTATGGTGTTGGCTGGCCTCAAAGAGGTACACAAAAACCACTTTCTGCACCTGGACATCAAACCCAGTAACATTCTACTGCGCGCGAGCGGTGTACCGCTGATTCTGGATCTGGGCGCAGCCTATAAATTCCCGCAAAAAGAGCGCCACAAAGTACACACGCTAACGCATGGTTATTCCGCGCCAGAACAGCACGAAAAAGACAATCTTGATTTATGTTCTGACCTATATGCCATCGCCATGACCATGCGTGCCTGCATTACGCACAAATCGCCCCCGTCGGCGGTAAAGCGGCTGAAAAAAGACACACTAAGACCCTTGAAAGACACGCACGGTCGTCATTATCGTAAGAATTTGATTTTAGCGATTGATAAAGCCAGCAACCTCGATCCGAAACAACGTCCACAGTCAGTAGATGAGTTCGTGGAAATTATGACAACACGGTAG
- a CDS encoding YicC/YloC family endoribonuclease produces MTQSMTAYAQAAVETELGELSCELRSVNHRYLEIAPRMPEELRVHEGLLREAISAKLARGRIDCFIRLKENEAGGLEPNADAASNLQSLLQAIKKDVPEMQPIRAVDVLRWPGILQAKKVAPEVMQAHLMTVLHDALDGLIVSRATEGRKMAELILQRLASMREVVAEVGEFVPEIATNFRARLEEKMADIQDQLDPARLEQEMVFFLQKTDVAEELDRLTVHIDEVTAVLAKPEPAGRRLDFLMQELNREANTLGSKAQDARLTKASVDLKVFIEQMREQVQNIE; encoded by the coding sequence ATGACGCAAAGCATGACCGCGTACGCCCAGGCGGCAGTCGAAACGGAACTCGGTGAACTTAGTTGCGAGCTGCGAAGTGTGAATCATCGCTACTTGGAAATCGCCCCGCGCATGCCTGAAGAGCTGCGTGTGCACGAGGGCCTGCTGCGTGAGGCTATATCTGCCAAGCTCGCGCGCGGACGCATCGACTGCTTTATTCGTCTCAAAGAAAATGAAGCTGGCGGTTTGGAGCCCAATGCTGACGCAGCAAGTAACTTGCAATCATTGCTCCAAGCGATCAAAAAAGACGTGCCGGAAATGCAGCCGATTCGCGCGGTGGATGTGTTGCGTTGGCCCGGCATTTTACAAGCCAAGAAAGTGGCTCCCGAGGTAATGCAAGCCCATTTGATGACGGTGTTGCATGACGCCTTGGATGGCTTAATTGTCTCGCGCGCCACCGAAGGGCGCAAAATGGCTGAGCTGATTCTACAACGCCTCGCTAGCATGCGTGAGGTGGTGGCCGAGGTTGGTGAGTTTGTGCCCGAGATCGCGACCAATTTTCGTGCACGATTGGAAGAGAAGATGGCCGATATCCAAGATCAGCTGGATCCAGCTCGCCTAGAGCAAGAAATGGTGTTCTTTCTGCAAAAAACCGATGTCGCCGAAGAGCTGGATCGTTTAACCGTGCACATTGACGAGGTCACTGCTGTGCTCGCCAAGCCCGAGCCTGCTGGTCGCCGTCTCGACTTTCTCATGCAAGAGCTCAACCGTGAAGCCAACACGCTCGGCTCTAAAGCACAGGACGCGCGCTTAACGAAGGCGTCCGTAGACTTGAAAGTTTTTATCGAGCAAATGCGCGAGCAGGTGCAGAATATTGAGTAG
- a CDS encoding class I SAM-dependent methyltransferase produces MNKHDQYMADFMKVYQPLARWGPGNDADSLKALSSLPITPRNILDIGCGKGFSTQLLAQHTDAHIVAVDNQQSALDELGKRLAERQLDARITLSCASMMALPFSPASFDCIWSEGSAYIMGIEQALVKWRPLLERHGCMVISDLVWLTNNPSAAAIKFWQQEYADLQTVATRLTQMQVAGFEVVDHFTLSEQAGLDYYSPLKARVLELKPSMTDSAAIGDLEREIAIFEHHPGEFAYHMFVLQKGA; encoded by the coding sequence ATGAACAAGCACGATCAATACATGGCCGACTTTATGAAGGTGTACCAACCGTTAGCGCGCTGGGGGCCTGGCAATGACGCCGACTCACTCAAGGCGTTGTCGTCACTCCCAATCACACCGCGAAACATCCTTGATATTGGCTGTGGTAAAGGTTTTTCCACTCAGTTGCTGGCGCAGCATACCGACGCGCACATCGTGGCAGTCGACAACCAGCAAAGTGCGCTCGATGAACTTGGAAAGCGCCTTGCAGAACGACAGTTAGATGCGCGTATTACACTGAGTTGCGCAAGTATGATGGCGCTACCATTTTCACCGGCCAGTTTTGATTGCATATGGTCAGAAGGGTCCGCTTACATCATGGGTATTGAGCAAGCGCTCGTAAAGTGGCGACCGTTACTTGAGCGCCATGGCTGCATGGTGATCAGTGATCTAGTTTGGCTGACCAATAATCCAAGCGCGGCGGCGATTAAATTTTGGCAGCAAGAATACGCGGATCTGCAAACAGTGGCGACGCGCTTGACGCAAATGCAGGTAGCTGGCTTTGAGGTTGTTGATCATTTTACGCTGAGTGAACAAGCCGGGTTGGATTACTACAGCCCCCTAAAGGCGCGCGTTTTAGAGCTTAAGCCAAGCATGACTGATTCAGCAGCAATTGGGGATCTGGAGCGAGAGATTGCGATTTTTGAGCATCACCCTGGTGAGTTTGCTTATCACATGTTTGTGCTTCAAAAAGGGGCGTAA